In Gammaproteobacteria bacterium, a genomic segment contains:
- the secG gene encoding preprotein translocase subunit SecG, which yields MQAFTVVTVVIHVIVSLALVVFILLHAGRGGGLSDMFGGGMGPSAMSGSTIVERNLDRLTVGAAIIFTFTTVTLTFIFG from the coding sequence ATGCAAGCCTTTACTGTCGTCACCGTCGTCATCCACGTGATCGTGTCGCTCGCCCTCGTGGTGTTCATCCTGCTGCATGCCGGGCGAGGCGGCGGCCTCTCCGACATGTTCGGTGGCGGGATGGGCCCTTCCGCAATGTCGGGTTCCACCATCGTCGAGCGCAACCTCGACCGGCTCACGGTGGGCGCGGCGATCATCTTCACGTTCACGACGGTCACGTTGACATTCATTTTCGGCTGA